A stretch of the Ipomoea triloba cultivar NCNSP0323 chromosome 16, ASM357664v1 genome encodes the following:
- the LOC116007847 gene encoding pentatricopeptide repeat-containing protein At1g09220, mitochondrial-like → MLSGAAVSLLSLIRKHEFNRTSIQQLHSHLIFCTSTPIILTLWNSVLRHYSLGSSPQEALFLFRHLQRRLRPGFFFDSFAYSFLIKAAANLTQPSIGKQNVFDEMPSRNSVTWNVLITGLIKWGELGFARAVFNAMPEKNVVSWTGIIDGYTRAGKFNEALLLFREMVVSEGIKPSEVTLLAIFPAVWNLGHLKSCQMLHAYGEKSGINSFDIRIMNSLVDAYSKCGSINYASKVFDDIPDERRNLVSWTSIISGFAMHGMAKEASNGFRMMQSANVRPNQITFLSVLHACSHGGLVDEGVVFFGKMVHDFGLQPNIKHYGSLIDMLGRAGRLEEAERMALEIPNEISNVVIWRTLLGACSFHGNAELGQRVMQKILELERTYGGDYVLLSNIFVDNGRYIDSEEVRRLGYRSICRDRALMLFIFFPLMLLACGLLGSRGLMSQKHFEQEAAINSFSTLMSIIPGETYTEFVKVIWFVL, encoded by the exons ATGCTCTCAGGAGCTGCTGTCTCCCTGCTCTCCCTCATACGTAAACATGAATTCAACCGTACATCAATCCAACAACTCCACTCTCATTTGATCTTTTGCACCTCAACGCCGATCATACTCACTCTTTGGAACTCTGTTCTCCGCCACTACTCCCTCGGATCCTCCCCCCAAGAAGCTCTTTTCCTCTTTCGGCATCTGCAGCGCAGATTGAGACCCGGGTTCTTCTTCGATAGCTTCGCTTATTCTTTCCTCATTAAAGCTGCTGCTAATCTAACCCAACCCAGTATCGGAAAACAG AATGTGTTCGACGAAATGCCTAGCAGGAATAGTGTGACATGGAATGTGTTGATTACTGGGCTTATCAAGTGGGGTGAGCTTGGGTTTGCTCGGGCTGTTTTTAATGCGATGCCGGAGAAGAATGTGGTTTCTTGGACGGGTATTATTGATGGGTACACACGGGCGGGCAAGTTCAATGAAGCTTTGTTGTTGTTCCGTGAAATGGTGGTGAGTGAGGGGATTAAACCAAGTGAAGTGACTCTTTTGGCGATTTTCCCTGCTGTTTGGAACCTTGGGCATCTCAAGTCTTGCCAAATGCTGCACGCCTATGGGGAGAAAAGTGGGATCAACTCTTTTGATATCCGCATTATGAACTCCCTTGTGGATGCATATTCCAAGTGTGGGAGCATAAACTATGCTTCGAAAGTTTTCGATGATATACCAGATGAAAGGAGGAATTTGGTGTCATGGACATCGATAATATCAGGATTCGCAATGCACGGGATGGCCAAAGAAGCTTCGAATGGTTTTAGGATGATGCAGAGTGCAAATGTAAGACCAAATCAGATTACATTCTTAAGTGTACTACATGCTTGTAGCCATGGTGGTTTGGTGGATGAGGGTGTTGTGTTTTTCGGAAAGATGGTTCATGACTTTGGGCTTCAACCGAATATTAAACATTATGGAAGTTTGATAGACATGTTGGGGAGGGCAGGGAGATTGGAAGAAGCAGAAAGGATGGCTTTGGAGATACCTAATGAGATCTCCAATGTTGTGATTTGGAGAACACTATTGGGTGCTTGTAGTTTTCATGGAAATGCAGAGTTGGGACAGAGGGTTATGCAGAAAATTCTGGAGCTGGAGAGAACATATGGTGGTGATTATGTGTTGCTTTCTAATATTTTTGTTGATAATGGTAGGTATATAGATTCTGAGGAGGTTAGGAGATT AGGGTACAGAAGTATTTGCAGAGACAGGGCTTTGATGTTGTTTATCTTCTTTCCACTGATGTTACTGGCTTGT GGCTTGCTGGGCTCAAGGGGACTGATGAGTCAAAAGCATTTCGAGCAAGAAGCAGCAATAAACTCATTCTCAACTCTGATGTCTATAATTCCTGGAGAAACTTATACTGAATTCGTTAAGGTTATCTGGTTTGTTTTGtga